The Pseudomonadota bacterium genomic interval AATCAGGAAAAGCATCATGTTAGAAAAAAAATTCAGTAAAATAATCGCCATCCTTTTTGTTTTGACATTAGGGACACTGCCTGTTTCTCCTAAAGCAGAGGCAGTCCCGCTCTTACAAATCTACATGGAAGGCGCAACATATGACTCTTCAACCGAATCATGGACCATAGACTCCGCTGACCCGTTCAAACTCTGGGTTATAGGGAATACTGGCGGTTCAGAAAACAAGGGTCCTCTTTCTGGCGTGAAACTCTCCGCTGCGGTCCTTACTTCAGAGTTAGCCACCGGATCTATTTCATTATCTTCAACAACGACAAGCGTGGTGACAGATCCCTCAATCCCTGTTGCCCCGAACCTGAATACATCAGACCCCTATGACAATGACGGCAAAATTCCACTTGACTCCCGTGGCAAAGCCTTACCGAGCCATGGAGAATTGGGCAAAGCAGGGGTGAGCTTTTTTGAATGGAGTCTCGGCGACCTGACTTTAACAGATTCACCTGTTGGAGACTTCATCGGTGGCTTCCCATCAACTTTTCCAGCCACCGGGCAAATTAATGTGTATACCGTGACCATCGCTGGATTTTCAAGGGTCCACTTCGACGCCTATGGTTTTTATAATCTAGGGAAGAAAAACAATGAAAACATCGTGGCTCCTTTTTCCCATGATGCAGAAAGCCATGACGTTCCCGAACCAGGCACGCTGTTTCTTTTCGGCACCGGACTTGTCGGCCTTGCGTTAATCGGCAAGCAGAAGAAAAAATAAATATTTGTATTTGTATCCTGCCCCTTGCATGGTATTGTTTAACTTCACTTCTTACTAAACAAACCCCTGCAAGGGGTAGGTGTTTTACCCCGATTTTCTCTCATGAAAAAAATACTTCTCATCCCGCTATTCATTTTTTTTTCCATTTCCTCATGCGGGGGCGGCGGGGGAGATGATCCTTCAAGCCCAGTAAAAACCTTAACCATAACTTTCACCTATGACTTGACTATGGTGCCAAACCTTACCGGTTTCCGTTTTTAT includes:
- a CDS encoding choice-of-anchor N protein, which gives rise to MLEKKFSKIIAILFVLTLGTLPVSPKAEAVPLLQIYMEGATYDSSTESWTIDSADPFKLWVIGNTGGSENKGPLSGVKLSAAVLTSELATGSISLSSTTTSVVTDPSIPVAPNLNTSDPYDNDGKIPLDSRGKALPSHGELGKAGVSFFEWSLGDLTLTDSPVGDFIGGFPSTFPATGQINVYTVTIAGFSRVHFDAYGFYNLGKKNNENIVAPFSHDAESHDVPEPGTLFLFGTGLVGLALIGKQKKK